A single window of Caldimicrobium thiodismutans DNA harbors:
- a CDS encoding HlyD family secretion protein, which yields MQKKKIGIYILGFFLLFFLSLFGYFIWKRYHYAVTDAVFVQADRLVYVSFPKINGKLIKLYKKEGDWIKEGEILAELEPFDYEKRVTQLEESVKEVSSQRASLFDSKRKLEREIILKIEQIQKQLESLQAKKRAQIAKLEAIKARLDLVRKDRLRLENLYKEGLISQQSLEAKETEEKELNHQLEAEKELLNSIERDIKALEKTRTLLENEIFTVKSLASQIEALKYKEKALLKQKEEALLYYEYTKLKSPITGVIAKKFHSEGDVIAPGEPIYVVVDPESFYILVLLEETKLKGIKKGAYARIRLDAYPGKVWEGEVEEILPASAATFALVPRDISAGEFTKLAQRIPVKIKITKGDRGLLKVGLGGEVEIKRVR from the coding sequence TTCTTGGTTTTTTTCTTCTCTTTTTTCTTTCACTTTTTGGTTATTTTATCTGGAAAAGATATCATTATGCGGTAACAGATGCGGTTTTTGTTCAGGCAGATCGTTTGGTCTATGTTAGTTTCCCAAAGATTAATGGAAAATTAATCAAGCTATACAAAAAAGAGGGAGATTGGATAAAGGAGGGCGAAATCCTTGCAGAGCTTGAACCCTTTGATTATGAAAAAAGGGTTACCCAGCTTGAGGAGTCAGTAAAAGAGGTTTCTTCTCAGAGGGCCTCTCTTTTTGATTCAAAGAGAAAACTTGAAAGGGAAATAATTCTTAAAATTGAGCAGATTCAAAAACAGCTTGAGTCTCTCCAGGCCAAGAAAAGGGCTCAAATTGCCAAGCTTGAGGCTATAAAGGCAAGACTTGATTTAGTAAGAAAGGATAGACTTAGGCTTGAAAACCTTTATAAAGAGGGCCTTATTTCTCAACAAAGTCTTGAGGCCAAAGAAACAGAAGAAAAAGAGCTAAACCATCAGCTTGAGGCTGAAAAGGAACTATTAAATTCCATTGAAAGAGATATAAAGGCTCTTGAGAAAACGCGCACCCTTTTGGAAAATGAAATCTTTACTGTAAAAAGTTTGGCTTCCCAGATAGAGGCATTAAAGTATAAGGAAAAAGCCCTTCTAAAACAAAAAGAAGAAGCCCTTCTTTATTATGAATACACCAAACTTAAAAGTCCCATCACAGGAGTTATAGCCAAGAAATTTCACTCAGAGGGAGATGTAATTGCTCCAGGGGAGCCTATCTATGTTGTGGTTGATCCTGAGTCCTTTTATATCCTTGTTCTTCTTGAAGAGACAAAGCTTAAGGGAATTAAAAAAGGAGCCTATGCCCGAATAAGGCTTGATGCCTATCCAGGAAAGGTCTGGGAAGGAGAAGTTGAAGAAATACTTCCAGCTTCAGCTGCAACCTTTGCCCTTGTCCCGAGAGATATCTCCGCAGGAGAGTTTACCAAACTTGCCCAAAGAATTCCAGTTAAAATTAAAATTACTAAAGGAGATAGAGGTCTTCTAAAGGTTGGGCTTGGTGGCGAGGTTGAAATAAAAAGAGTCCGTTAA
- a CDS encoding nucleotidyltransferase domain-containing protein, with the protein MKEKERVKEEKERILGLVGASLERLLPEKSLIIFFGSLIEGGFGRTSDIDVAIFSSEKLSAKILAEIEKALEGLPLLRTIEVVDLKRIKNPEFIEKIIAEGYIWKSSEGALSALREHLENLKKS; encoded by the coding sequence ATGAAGGAAAAAGAGAGGGTAAAAGAGGAGAAAGAGAGAATTTTAGGTCTTGTTGGGGCGAGCCTAGAGAGGTTATTGCCTGAGAAGAGTCTTATTATCTTTTTTGGGTCCCTTATAGAGGGAGGATTTGGAAGGACATCAGATATTGATGTAGCCATATTTTCTTCAGAAAAACTTTCAGCAAAAATTCTGGCAGAGATTGAGAAAGCCCTTGAGGGGCTTCCTCTTTTGAGAACCATAGAAGTGGTTGATCTCAAAAGAATAAAAAATCCCGAATTTATAGAAAAAATTATTGCAGAGGGATATATATGGAAAAGTTCAGAAGGAGCCTTGAGCGCTTTGAGAGAGCATTTAGAAAATTTGAAGAAATCTTAG
- the thiC gene encoding phosphomethylpyrimidine synthase ThiC, producing MPDTLKNQAKKGVVTEEIRLCAEAEGLSPETLVNQIAKGEVVLCKNKKAKLSKPCAIGKGLKTKVNVNIGTSKDRPYIEEELKKLEIALRYGTDAVMDLSTGGPIDEIRKAIREACPVPLGTVPIYQAALEAVEKHKKSIVEMTVSEIFEVIQKQAEDGIDFMTVHCGITKHTLERLKNKERILGVVSRGGSFIVEWMVYNNRENPLYEYFDELLDIASAYDITLSLGDGIRPGCIADATDGPQIQELIILGELTLRAWERGVQVMIEGPGHVPLDQITANVKLQKRLCHNAPFYVLGPLPTDIAPGYDHIVGAIGGAIAASAGADFLCYLTPAEHLRLPTLEDVKEGLIASKIAAHVADLVKGVKGAWEWDLEMAKARAQLDWERQIELSIDPEKARKYRLEGGISRSKACSMCGEYCAIKIYEHAYKFLKGAH from the coding sequence TGATACCCTTAAAAATCAAGCTAAAAAGGGAGTAGTTACTGAGGAGATTAGGCTCTGTGCTGAAGCAGAAGGCCTCTCACCTGAGACCTTAGTTAATCAAATAGCTAAAGGGGAAGTTGTTCTTTGTAAGAACAAAAAAGCCAAGCTTTCAAAGCCCTGTGCTATTGGTAAAGGCTTAAAAACCAAGGTAAATGTGAATATTGGCACATCCAAAGACCGTCCTTATATTGAAGAGGAACTTAAAAAACTTGAAATTGCCCTTAGATACGGCACAGATGCAGTTATGGATCTTTCAACAGGTGGCCCTATTGATGAAATAAGAAAGGCTATTCGGGAGGCCTGTCCTGTTCCCCTTGGAACAGTTCCCATCTATCAAGCTGCCCTTGAGGCTGTTGAAAAACATAAAAAATCCATAGTGGAAATGACGGTTTCCGAAATCTTTGAGGTTATTCAAAAACAAGCAGAAGATGGCATTGACTTTATGACTGTGCACTGCGGAATTACTAAACATACCTTAGAGAGGCTTAAAAACAAGGAAAGAATCCTTGGTGTGGTTTCAAGGGGGGGCTCCTTTATAGTGGAATGGATGGTTTACAATAACAGGGAAAATCCTCTTTATGAGTATTTTGATGAGCTCCTTGATATAGCCTCAGCCTATGATATTACCCTTTCCCTTGGAGATGGAATCAGACCTGGATGTATAGCAGATGCAACCGATGGCCCCCAGATTCAAGAATTAATTATTCTTGGAGAATTAACCTTGAGGGCCTGGGAAAGAGGGGTTCAAGTGATGATTGAAGGCCCTGGGCATGTTCCCTTAGATCAGATTACTGCTAATGTGAAACTTCAAAAAAGGCTCTGCCACAATGCTCCCTTTTATGTGCTCGGGCCTTTACCCACAGATATTGCCCCAGGCTATGATCACATAGTGGGTGCCATAGGAGGAGCCATTGCTGCAAGTGCCGGGGCTGATTTTCTTTGCTACTTAACTCCTGCTGAGCACTTGAGACTTCCCACCCTTGAAGATGTTAAAGAAGGCCTTATTGCCTCAAAAATTGCTGCTCATGTGGCAGATCTTGTGAAGGGAGTCAAAGGGGCCTGGGAATGGGATCTTGAAATGGCTAAAGCAAGAGCCCAACTTGACTGGGAACGCCAGATTGAACTTTCCATTGACCCAGAAAAAGCCCGTAAATATCGCCTTGAAGGTGGTATTTCAAGAAGTAAAGCCTGCTCTATGTGCGGAGAATACTGCGCTATAAAAATCTATGAACATGCCTATAAGTTTTTAAAAGGCGCCCATTGA
- a CDS encoding DHA2 family efflux MFS transporter permease subunit: MDFETFHQRIIRVERILITIIVMVGFFMAILDTTIVDIVVPKMMGPLSTDLYGIQWVITSYMMAAATGLLFTENFARFIGYPYTFITGLGIFTISSFFCGTAQNLPQMIFFRVVQGLGEAFIAASAQTILIASYPPQRRGLAMGIFGLGVSFAPALGPTLGGFITEHLSWRWVFFVNIPVGILNFLAALLYLPKELGRSKIFHFNYLSYLFIAVATTSLLIMLSKGQQLGWFQSDLILILLFVSLIGFVLYLLSELLSKKPLLNLSIYKIPEFGLPMGMHFFTLGFGMYQIFYLLPLYYENLKGLTTFQAGVHILVFACFIGTFSVISGYLSDRFAPGRILLFSSLIFIFTSYYLIPQLNYYTPAWKSSLLCIPLGISMGTFFAPLTAISLRKLGPLTGLGVVLMHYQRFVGGSFGTALATNHLEYYTNENFLRITELQNYGIVKQFLQEKTYFAEKFFSGELAEKKVSALLYKAQYVQALSWGFQETFRAVAFWGLLGFLFLLALFLLKSRGFLKMRASIKLFKAKSKLKT; encoded by the coding sequence ATGGATTTTGAAACCTTTCATCAGAGAATCATCAGGGTTGAAAGAATTCTCATTACTATCATTGTGATGGTAGGTTTTTTTATGGCTATTCTTGATACCACCATTGTGGATATAGTTGTTCCTAAAATGATGGGGCCTTTATCTACGGATCTTTATGGCATTCAGTGGGTTATAACAAGTTATATGATGGCAGCTGCAACAGGACTTCTTTTTACTGAAAATTTTGCAAGATTCATAGGGTATCCCTATACCTTTATAACAGGCCTTGGTATTTTTACTATTTCAAGTTTTTTTTGTGGAACCGCCCAAAATCTTCCTCAGATGATTTTTTTCAGGGTGGTTCAGGGCTTGGGGGAAGCCTTCATTGCAGCCTCTGCTCAGACTATTTTGATTGCCTCTTATCCACCGCAAAGAAGAGGGCTTGCTATGGGGATTTTTGGTCTTGGAGTAAGCTTTGCCCCTGCCCTTGGCCCAACCCTTGGCGGATTTATAACAGAACACTTAAGCTGGCGCTGGGTTTTCTTTGTGAATATCCCTGTGGGTATCCTCAATTTCTTAGCAGCCCTTCTTTACCTCCCCAAAGAACTTGGAAGATCAAAGATCTTTCACTTTAATTACTTAAGTTATCTCTTTATTGCCGTTGCTACAACCTCCCTTCTTATCATGCTTTCAAAAGGGCAACAGCTTGGCTGGTTTCAATCTGATCTAATTCTGATACTTCTTTTTGTAAGTCTTATTGGATTTGTCCTTTATTTACTGAGTGAACTCCTTTCAAAAAAACCCCTTCTTAATCTCTCTATTTATAAAATTCCTGAATTTGGCCTTCCCATGGGAATGCACTTTTTTACCCTTGGCTTTGGAATGTATCAGATTTTTTATCTTCTTCCCCTCTATTATGAAAACCTTAAAGGGCTTACTACTTTTCAGGCAGGGGTTCACATTCTTGTTTTTGCCTGTTTTATAGGAACGTTCAGTGTTATCTCAGGATATCTTTCTGATCGCTTTGCCCCGGGAAGAATTCTTCTTTTCAGTTCCCTTATATTTATCTTTACCAGTTATTATCTTATTCCTCAGCTTAATTATTACACACCAGCCTGGAAGTCCTCTCTTCTCTGTATACCCCTTGGGATTTCAATGGGCACCTTTTTTGCGCCCCTTACTGCCATTTCTTTACGAAAACTTGGGCCTTTAACAGGCCTTGGAGTGGTTCTTATGCATTACCAGCGTTTTGTTGGAGGCTCCTTTGGAACAGCTCTGGCAACCAATCATCTGGAATACTACACCAATGAAAATTTTTTGCGCATAACCGAGCTTCAAAATTATGGAATAGTAAAACAATTTTTGCAAGAAAAGACTTATTTTGCAGAAAAATTTTTTTCGGGTGAACTTGCAGAGAAAAAGGTTTCCGCCCTTCTTTATAAGGCCCAGTATGTTCAAGCCTTAAGCTGGGGTTTTCAAGAAACCTTTCGGGCAGTTGCTTTCTGGGGACTTCTTGGTTTCCTTTTTCTTCTTGCTCTATTTCTGTTAAAGTCAAGGGGATTTCTAAAGATGAGAGCTTCAATAAAGCTATTTAAGGCAAAAAGTAAACTAAAAACTTAG
- a CDS encoding nucleotidyltransferase substrate binding protein, with the protein MEKFRRSLERFERAFRKFEEILGNPLFEEVFSEDFQIEILTKRFEYTFEAMWKAIKEFLCLRGIECYSPRSCFESLLKEGLISQDYEENLYEMLLIRKFLVQIYDEETAKKYYKEIKKDIYYQIFKEVLTALRAHSMGAF; encoded by the coding sequence ATGGAAAAGTTCAGAAGGAGCCTTGAGCGCTTTGAGAGAGCATTTAGAAAATTTGAAGAAATCTTAGGAAATCCTCTATTTGAGGAAGTTTTCAGTGAGGACTTTCAAATTGAGATTTTAACCAAGAGATTTGAATACACCTTTGAAGCCATGTGGAAGGCAATAAAGGAATTTTTGTGCCTTCGCGGGATTGAATGTTATTCCCCAAGAAGTTGTTTTGAATCTTTATTAAAGGAAGGTCTTATTTCTCAGGATTATGAAGAAAACCTCTATGAAATGCTTCTTATAAGAAAATTTCTGGTTCAGATTTATGATGAAGAAACAGCCAAAAAATATTACAAAGAAATAAAAAAAGATATTTATTATCAAATTTTTAAAGAGGTCTTAACTGCGTTAAGGGCTCATTCAATGGGCGCCTTTTAA